The following proteins are encoded in a genomic region of Arcobacter suis CECT 7833:
- the panC gene encoding pantoate--beta-alanine ligase, with protein sequence MQVLKTIEELQEVRKNITGTVGFVPTMGALHNGHISLIKQARNENEVVIVSIFVNPTQFLPGEDLDAYPRKDEADKRICEMCKVDYVFMPEISTMYGKEEVLIKAPNKSYILEGKTRPGHFDGVLRVVLKLFNLTQPTNAYFGKKDAQQLSLITQMVKDLFLPINIVPCEIIREDDGLALSSRNVYLDPTQRVDALLISKSLYMAGSLIASGERSVEAVKNKVYEIMKTLDVEYVAIVDREFNELKTIEPKNTIILVVARFGNTRLLDNIWL encoded by the coding sequence TTGCAAGTTTTAAAAACAATAGAAGAGTTGCAAGAAGTTAGAAAAAATATAACTGGAACTGTTGGATTTGTACCAACAATGGGCGCTTTACATAATGGTCACATTTCATTAATTAAACAAGCAAGAAATGAAAATGAAGTTGTAATTGTTTCAATATTTGTAAATCCAACTCAGTTTTTACCAGGTGAAGATTTAGATGCTTATCCAAGAAAAGATGAAGCGGATAAAAGAATTTGTGAAATGTGTAAAGTTGATTATGTTTTTATGCCTGAAATTTCAACTATGTATGGGAAAGAAGAAGTTTTAATAAAAGCTCCAAATAAGAGTTATATTTTAGAAGGTAAAACAAGACCGGGACATTTTGATGGGGTTTTAAGAGTTGTGTTAAAACTATTTAATTTAACACAACCAACAAATGCATATTTTGGAAAAAAAGATGCTCAACAACTTTCACTTATAACTCAAATGGTAAAAGATCTATTTTTGCCTATAAATATTGTTCCTTGTGAAATTATAAGAGAAGATGATGGTTTAGCACTTAGCTCAAGAAATGTATATTTAGACCCAACACAAAGAGTTGATGCTTTATTAATCTCAAAATCTTTATATATGGCTGGTTCTTTAATTGCAAGTGGAGAAAGAAGCGTTGAAGCTGTAAAAAATAAAGTTTATGAAATTATGAAAACTTTAGATGTGGAATATGTGGCAATTGTTGATAGAGAATTTAATGAATTAAAAACTATTGAGCCTAAAAATACAATCATTCTTGTTGTTGCTAGATTTGGGAATACTAGGCTTTTAGATAATATTTGGCTTTAA
- a CDS encoding ABC transporter permease encodes MKLFFKKLLYLITMLFIISLISFIAINAAPNSFFASGELNPNITPESIAQLKAIYGLDKPLYIQFFSWIYSIIQLDFGISFASGEMVKDEILSRMPITLILNIVSMVLIFIISLYFGIKSALNKNSFFDKFTGQLSLLSFSMPSFYLALLFVLIFAINFEILPIAGLHSVPNDGSLTYYLDYAWHLILPIFIIVFGGIGSLILYIRSLTLEILKSDYIFFARARGLTQKQILRYYILPNLYPPVITLLGLSLPGIIGGSVILETIFSIDGMGLLFYQSALSHDYPVIMGILIIGAFLTLIGNMIADLVLLKLNPNYEEK; translated from the coding sequence ATGAAACTATTTTTTAAAAAATTATTATACCTTATCACCATGCTTTTTATAATTAGCCTTATATCTTTTATAGCAATAAACGCTGCTCCAAACTCTTTTTTTGCAAGTGGTGAATTAAATCCAAATATTACTCCTGAATCAATTGCGCAATTAAAAGCTATTTATGGATTAGATAAACCTTTATATATTCAATTTTTTTCTTGGATTTATTCTATTATTCAACTTGATTTTGGGATTTCATTTGCAAGTGGAGAGATGGTAAAAGATGAAATTTTAAGCAGAATGCCTATTACTTTGATTTTAAATATTGTCTCTATGGTTTTGATATTTATAATCTCTTTGTATTTTGGAATTAAATCAGCACTTAATAAAAACTCATTTTTTGATAAATTTACAGGTCAATTATCACTTCTAAGTTTTTCAATGCCTTCTTTTTATCTAGCACTTTTATTTGTTCTAATTTTTGCTATAAATTTTGAAATATTACCAATTGCAGGACTTCATAGTGTTCCAAATGATGGAAGTTTAACTTATTATTTAGATTATGCTTGGCATTTAATACTTCCTATTTTTATTATTGTTTTTGGTGGAATTGGAAGTTTAATTTTATATATTAGGAGTTTAACTCTTGAGATTTTAAAATCTGATTACATCTTTTTCGCGCGTGCAAGAGGATTAACTCAAAAACAGATTTTAAGATACTACATTTTGCCAAATTTATATCCACCAGTTATTACACTTCTTGGACTTTCACTTCCTGGAATCATAGGAGGTTCTGTAATTTTAGAAACAATTTTTTCAATAGATGGAATGGGATTATTGTTTTATCAAAGTGCTTTATCACATGATTATCCAGTAATCATGGGAATTTTGATAATTGGTGCCTTTTTGACACTAATTGGTAATATGATTGCAGATTTAGTTTTATTAAAACTAAATCCAAATTACGAAGAAAAATAG
- the acpS gene encoding holo-ACP synthase yields the protein MIGIDITSIDRIKKMYEKFGIKAYEKFLNPKEIELIKKPETAAGFWAAKEAASKAIGTGIGASCGFHDIKISKGKLGNPKIKYKKKVRKAFGIKDSHLSITHDSGFAMAVVINVLKKK from the coding sequence ATGATAGGTATAGATATAACTTCAATAGATAGAATAAAAAAAATGTATGAAAAGTTTGGAATAAAGGCTTATGAAAAGTTCTTAAATCCAAAAGAAATTGAGCTTATAAAAAAGCCCGAAACTGCTGCTGGATTTTGGGCTGCAAAAGAGGCTGCTTCAAAAGCTATTGGAACTGGAATTGGTGCATCTTGTGGTTTTCATGATATTAAAATATCAAAGGGAAAATTAGGAAATCCAAAAATTAAATATAAGAAAAAAGTTAGAAAGGCTTTTGGGATAAAAGATTCTCATCTTTCAATAACACATGATTCTGGTTTTGCTATGGCAGTTGTTATAAATGTTTTGAAAAAAAAGTAA
- the gltS gene encoding sodium/glutamate symporter → MNFTFNSYYTLIVAVIVLLIGKFLVNKIDFLKRYNIPEPVAGGLVAALCTTIIHYFFGYSITTSTELQTSFMLIFFASIGLSANFYKLKEGGKSLVIFLFVIAFFIVVQNFVGVSLATILGIDPLIGLIAGSITLTGGHGTAGAWGTILETKYGIENATALGMAGATFGLVMGGIIGGPLAKLLINRYKIKNGHLQKDENDTGNKKVIDEFVPFEYPKAVRLITTNSAITTLGLFAACLAFADFMTGFSKGTSFELPTFVWALAGGVILRNVLENILKVEIFDRAIDVFGNASLSLFLAMALLSLKLWQLSNLAGALSVILVTQVVVMILYAYFVTFRVMGKNYDASVLAAGHCGFGLGATPTAVANMQAITNVYGVSHKAFLIVPLCGAFFVDLINATIIQVILKFF, encoded by the coding sequence ATGAATTTTACATTTAATTCATATTACACACTAATTGTAGCCGTTATAGTTTTACTTATTGGAAAATTCTTAGTAAATAAAATAGATTTTCTAAAAAGATATAATATTCCAGAACCAGTTGCAGGGGGTCTTGTTGCAGCACTATGTACAACGATTATACACTACTTTTTTGGTTATAGCATAACAACAAGTACAGAACTTCAAACAAGTTTTATGCTCATTTTCTTTGCATCAATTGGACTTAGTGCAAACTTTTACAAACTAAAAGAAGGTGGGAAAAGTCTTGTAATCTTTCTTTTTGTTATAGCTTTTTTTATTGTAGTTCAAAATTTTGTTGGTGTTTCACTTGCTACAATTTTAGGTATTGATCCGCTTATTGGATTAATCGCTGGTTCAATAACTCTCACAGGAGGACATGGAACTGCTGGTGCATGGGGAACTATATTAGAAACCAAATATGGTATAGAAAATGCTACTGCTCTTGGTATGGCAGGTGCTACTTTTGGTCTTGTAATGGGTGGAATTATTGGTGGACCGCTTGCGAAACTTCTAATAAATAGATATAAAATTAAAAATGGTCATCTACAAAAAGATGAGAATGACACTGGGAATAAAAAAGTAATTGATGAGTTTGTACCTTTTGAGTATCCAAAAGCAGTAAGATTAATCACTACAAATAGTGCAATTACAACTTTAGGACTTTTTGCAGCATGTTTGGCTTTTGCTGATTTTATGACAGGTTTTTCAAAAGGAACATCGTTTGAATTACCTACTTTTGTTTGGGCATTAGCAGGTGGTGTAATTTTAAGGAATGTTTTAGAAAATATACTAAAAGTAGAAATTTTTGATAGAGCAATAGACGTATTTGGAAATGCTTCTTTATCTTTATTTCTTGCGATGGCACTACTTTCACTTAAACTTTGGCAATTATCAAATTTAGCTGGCGCATTGTCTGTAATTTTAGTTACTCAAGTTGTCGTTATGATTTTATATGCTTATTTTGTAACATTTAGAGTTATGGGTAAAAATTATGATGCTAGTGTTTTAGCTGCTGGTCATTGTGGTTTTGGATTAGGTGCTACTCCAACAGCAGTTGCAAATATGCAAGCAATAACAAATGTATATGGAGTTTCTCATAAAGCTTTCTTAATTGTTCCTCTTTGTGGCGCATTTTTTGTTGATTTAATAAATGCTACAATAATTCAAGTTATTTTAAAATTCTTTTAA
- the ruvX gene encoding Holliday junction resolvase RuvX encodes MKLASIDVGLKRIGVAICLASNIVTPQNAILRKNRDQAARDVNTFLKEWEIEKLIVGFPSSSEDTQNRIKHFVGLLKLEIPFEFQEENMSSIEAEEMMKGEIKYKRDGRVDSLAAKIILERYLKNNNLK; translated from the coding sequence TTGAAATTAGCCTCTATTGATGTGGGACTTAAAAGAATCGGAGTTGCTATTTGTCTGGCTTCAAATATCGTAACTCCACAAAATGCCATTTTAAGAAAAAATAGAGATCAAGCAGCTCGTGATGTAAATACTTTTTTAAAAGAGTGGGAAATCGAAAAACTAATCGTTGGATTTCCTAGTTCTTCTGAAGATACACAAAATAGAATAAAACATTTTGTTGGTTTACTAAAACTTGAAATTCCTTTTGAATTTCAAGAAGAAAATATGAGTTCAATTGAAGCAGAAGAGATGATGAAAGGTGAAATTAAATACAAAAGAGACGGAAGAGTTGATTCTTTGGCTGCTAAAATAATACTTGAAAGATATTTAAAAAATAATAATTTAAAATAA
- a CDS encoding methylenetetrahydrofolate reductase: MFETLIQKLQEDKFLTLETTPQHEPSMHNIIEKIKKFKLQDRVDGFSCTDNPLAKLKYNALFASLKLQMEFKKPVIATMTMRDRNKIALQSDLMGANDFDVRAILALTGDPAKMSDQPHSKGVFEANSIMLLKIIKSFNCGMDFAGRPFKIEPKEIFPFAVTNSYAKNFSSLEKKMHNKIQNGALGIISQPVFDIENAKKLLESFNIAKEGVEGDKKKAQLIFGLFPVTKLRTALFLSAQVPGIHVPQFWIDALESAHSISEEEEYKVGMKLSQDLFKELNKLHPKIHLMTANRFDVADEIIS, from the coding sequence ATGTTTGAAACACTTATTCAAAAACTTCAAGAAGATAAATTCTTAACACTTGAAACAACACCTCAACATGAACCATCAATGCACAATATTATTGAAAAAATTAAAAAATTTAAACTACAAGATAGAGTTGATGGTTTTTCATGCACAGATAATCCACTTGCAAAATTAAAATACAATGCACTTTTTGCATCACTTAAACTTCAAATGGAGTTTAAAAAACCAGTAATTGCAACAATGACTATGAGAGATAGAAATAAAATTGCATTGCAATCTGATTTAATGGGAGCAAATGATTTTGATGTTAGAGCTATTTTGGCTCTTACCGGAGACCCAGCAAAAATGAGTGACCAACCACACTCAAAAGGTGTATTTGAGGCAAACTCAATTATGCTTTTAAAAATCATAAAATCATTTAATTGTGGAATGGATTTCGCAGGTCGACCTTTTAAAATTGAACCAAAAGAGATTTTTCCATTTGCAGTTACAAATTCTTATGCAAAAAACTTTTCAAGTTTAGAAAAAAAGATGCATAATAAAATCCAAAATGGAGCATTAGGAATAATATCTCAACCTGTTTTTGATATTGAAAATGCAAAAAAACTATTAGAATCTTTCAACATTGCGAAAGAAGGTGTTGAGGGAGATAAGAAAAAAGCTCAACTAATTTTTGGTTTATTTCCAGTTACGAAACTAAGAACCGCCCTATTTTTATCGGCTCAAGTTCCAGGTATTCATGTTCCTCAATTTTGGATAGATGCCCTTGAATCTGCTCATAGTATTTCAGAAGAAGAAGAGTATAAAGTGGGAATGAAACTAAGTCAAGATTTATTCAAAGAGTTAAATAAACTTCATCCAAAAATCCATTTAATGACAGCAAATAGATTTGATGTTGCAGATGAGATTATCTCTTGA
- the serB gene encoding phosphoserine phosphatase SerB has protein sequence MKLAVFDFDSTLMDGETIDFLAEELGIGEQVTKITEEAMSGRLDFFESLTTRVALLKGMDYQRVVDICANLPLMPGAMELVPALQKMGYKVVCFSGGFRIGTTPAKEKLGLDADFSNVLHEKDGKLTGLIGGDMMFGYSKGDMLQRIQGLMGITRADTLVCGDGANDLSMFAHADTRVAFCAREVLKKEANIVIDTKDLTKILDYIKA, from the coding sequence ATGAAATTAGCTGTTTTTGATTTTGATTCAACACTTATGGATGGAGAGACAATTGACTTTCTAGCAGAAGAGTTGGGTATTGGTGAACAAGTTACAAAAATTACAGAAGAAGCGATGAGTGGAAGATTAGATTTTTTTGAATCTTTAACTACAAGAGTTGCTCTTTTAAAAGGAATGGATTACCAAAGAGTTGTAGATATTTGCGCAAATCTTCCTTTAATGCCAGGTGCTATGGAATTAGTTCCAGCACTTCAAAAAATGGGTTATAAAGTAGTTTGTTTTTCAGGTGGTTTTAGAATTGGTACAACTCCAGCCAAAGAAAAATTAGGTTTAGATGCTGATTTTTCAAATGTTTTACATGAAAAAGATGGAAAATTAACAGGTCTTATTGGTGGAGATATGATGTTTGGATATTCAAAAGGTGATATGCTTCAAAGAATTCAAGGTTTAATGGGAATTACAAGAGCTGATACTTTAGTTTGTGGAGATGGAGCAAATGATTTATCTATGTTCGCTCACGCTGATACAAGAGTTGCTTTTTGTGCAAGAGAAGTTTTGAAAAAAGAAGCAAATATTGTTATTGATACAAAAGATTTAACAAAAATTTTAGATTATATAAAGGCTTAA
- a CDS encoding transaldolase — translation MSLKEDINFSLWCDFIERDFLETRFKEIIKKNIIQGATSNPAIFESSITNSLAYKQQLDMLQANNAKTIYEELALTDIKRAAALLSDLHKNDADDGFISIEVDPLLCDDAAGTIEEGVRLYSMISADNVMIKIPATEAGYIAMRELTSKGINVNATLIFSPQQAIKCTQALDEGIKDSNKDIKAVVSIFVSRFDRLADNELKLKGLETSKLGIVNATKCYHEINKFGNSNIRTLFASTGVKGDELAPSYYVDNLIYPNSINTAPLATIEDWVKDGSKVQTSIMSENECDKYFETLKTKGIKMETIYEKLLKDGVEAFKISFKDLLSKLIH, via the coding sequence ATGAGTTTAAAAGAAGATATTAATTTCTCTTTATGGTGTGATTTTATTGAAAGAGATTTTTTAGAAACAAGATTTAAAGAGATTATCAAAAAAAATATTATTCAAGGTGCTACTTCAAATCCAGCGATTTTTGAATCATCAATTACAAATTCTCTTGCTTATAAACAACAACTTGATATGTTGCAAGCAAATAATGCTAAAACTATTTATGAAGAGTTAGCATTAACAGATATTAAAAGAGCAGCAGCTTTACTTTCTGATTTACATAAAAATGATGCTGATGACGGATTTATTTCTATTGAAGTTGACCCACTTTTATGTGATGATGCAGCAGGAACTATAGAAGAGGGAGTTAGACTTTATTCTATGATAAGTGCTGATAATGTAATGATTAAAATTCCTGCAACTGAAGCTGGATATATTGCAATGAGAGAATTAACATCAAAAGGAATAAATGTAAATGCTACACTTATTTTCTCTCCCCAACAAGCAATAAAATGTACACAAGCTTTAGATGAGGGAATCAAAGATTCAAATAAAGATATTAAAGCTGTTGTTTCTATTTTTGTTTCAAGATTTGATAGATTAGCTGATAATGAGTTAAAATTAAAAGGTTTAGAAACTTCTAAATTAGGGATTGTTAATGCAACAAAGTGTTATCATGAAATTAATAAATTTGGAAATTCAAACATTAGAACACTATTCGCAAGTACAGGCGTAAAAGGTGATGAATTAGCTCCAAGTTATTATGTGGACAATTTAATTTATCCAAATTCAATAAATACAGCACCTCTTGCTACAATCGAAGATTGGGTTAAAGATGGTTCAAAAGTGCAAACTTCTATTATGAGTGAAAATGAGTGTGATAAATATTTTGAAACTTTAAAAACAAAAGGTATCAAAATGGAAACTATTTATGAAAAACTTTTAAAAGATGGAGTTGAAGCTTTTAAAATTTCGTTCAAAGATTTACTTTCAAAATTAATTCACTAA